In one Dehalogenimonas formicexedens genomic region, the following are encoded:
- a CDS encoding ABC transporter permease: protein MKHMLRAIVVTSYRELVRFYQDGTRVFSSFAMPILFLFVFGSGFSRTIGALLPGVDFLQFMFPGIVALIAFQTSLQSGLSIVWDREFGFLKEVLVAPLPRPGIVFGKALGTAIISLFQGLVMLVLAPVVGVNLHFGAVLELMPVLLLISLSISGLGLLIASRMRSMSGFQMATQLVVFPSMFASGAFFPLNNVPAWLGALAKINPLTYGVDAVRHLFLGSEAAGALGVQLFGRSLNFTDDLIVIAAIGLVFMTTAALTFGKRD from the coding sequence ATGAAGCACATGCTCCGGGCCATCGTCGTTACCTCCTACCGCGAACTGGTGCGTTTTTACCAGGATGGTACGCGGGTCTTCTCGTCTTTCGCCATGCCCATACTCTTCCTTTTCGTTTTCGGTTCCGGCTTTTCCAGGACCATCGGTGCTTTGTTGCCGGGAGTCGATTTCCTGCAGTTCATGTTCCCGGGCATCGTCGCCCTGATCGCCTTCCAGACTTCGCTTCAAAGCGGCTTATCTATCGTCTGGGACCGGGAGTTCGGGTTTCTGAAGGAAGTGCTGGTGGCTCCCTTGCCGCGCCCCGGCATCGTTTTCGGCAAAGCGTTGGGTACCGCCATCATTTCCCTTTTCCAGGGTCTGGTGATGCTGGTCCTGGCGCCCGTGGTCGGGGTGAACCTGCATTTCGGTGCCGTACTGGAACTCATGCCGGTGTTACTCCTGATCTCCCTTTCGATTTCCGGCCTGGGCCTGTTGATTGCCTCACGGATGAGGAGCATGTCGGGCTTCCAGATGGCCACGCAACTCGTCGTTTTCCCTTCGATGTTCGCTTCGGGCGCCTTTTTCCCTTTGAACAACGTCCCTGCCTGGCTCGGTGCCCTGGCCAAGATCAACCCGCTCACCTATGGGGTAGACGCCGTGCGGCATTTGTTCCTTGGAAGCGAGGCGGCCGGCGCGCTGGGTGTTCAACTTTTCGGGCGCAGCCTCAATTTCACTGATGATCTTATTGTCATCGCAGCCATCGGCCTCGTTTTCATGACCACCGCCGCGCTCACCTTCGGCAAACGAGACTAA
- a CDS encoding MBL fold metallo-hydrolase, producing MLYTGRYHIEVIPGVHWVRSVVGCNCWLVVEPGNSIVIDTGLPGNARRIVNYAKQLGVSAISHIILTHADIDHAGSASELKSLTGAKIAVHTIEAHYMTTRTELPFPFCWVSRLIPRLSRFARFTPDILLDESDSVGGLRVVHTPGHTPGSICLLKKGESIFTGDALRTHARDKLLTPSRPTAMDMPRAMDSMKKIAALDFTSLFGGHGPPVISKASAKLRDIVANLPCCQV from the coding sequence ATGTTGTATACAGGAAGGTACCACATCGAAGTTATACCTGGCGTTCACTGGGTTCGCAGCGTAGTTGGTTGCAACTGTTGGCTGGTCGTCGAGCCGGGGAATTCTATTGTCATTGACACCGGTTTGCCCGGTAACGCCCGCCGCATCGTCAACTACGCCAAACAACTCGGCGTCTCCGCAATTAGCCATATTATTCTTACCCACGCCGATATCGACCATGCGGGCAGTGCCTCTGAACTTAAATCCCTCACCGGGGCTAAGATCGCTGTCCACACCATCGAGGCGCACTATATGACCACTCGAACGGAGCTTCCCTTTCCCTTCTGCTGGGTCTCCCGGCTGATCCCGCGTTTGAGCCGTTTTGCCCGCTTCACGCCCGACATCTTGCTGGATGAATCCGACAGTGTCGGTGGTCTCCGGGTCGTCCATACCCCTGGACACACGCCGGGTAGCATCTGTCTCTTGAAAAAGGGAGAAAGCATCTTCACAGGCGACGCCCTGCGCACCCATGCCCGAGACAAATTGCTGACTCCCTCCCGCCCGACCGCCATGGACATGCCTCGGGCGATGGATTCGATGAAGAAAATTGCCGCTTTGGATTTCACTTCCCTTTTTGGCGGTCATGGCCCGCCGGTTATCAGCAAGGCTTCAGCCAAGCTGCGCGATATTGTGGCTAATCTTCCCTGCTGTCAGGTTTAA
- the thpR gene encoding RNA 2',3'-cyclic phosphodiesterase: protein MTEQVRLIRSFIAIELPQEAKDALAELQRKLNVQPSDGIKWVAPESIHLTLKFLGWVPADRIEQIKRALSESVTGFKTFELRLSGLGAFPNLRRLNVVWCGLAGDLSHLNALQQSVERRVSPLGYPTENRLFSPHLTLARLRDEVALESKQKLAAKLVGTKFEPDIPIPVDSVNLMQSTLLPTGAIYNSLGSFVLNNNCDQL, encoded by the coding sequence ATGACTGAACAAGTTCGGCTGATTCGATCGTTTATCGCGATAGAGCTCCCCCAGGAGGCGAAGGACGCATTGGCCGAACTACAGCGAAAGCTGAACGTGCAACCCTCAGACGGCATCAAGTGGGTAGCCCCTGAAAGCATCCATCTGACGCTCAAATTCCTGGGCTGGGTACCCGCCGACCGTATCGAGCAAATCAAAAGAGCCCTCTCTGAATCCGTGACTGGATTCAAGACCTTTGAACTCCGTCTTTCGGGTTTAGGCGCATTCCCCAATCTTCGGCGCCTGAACGTCGTCTGGTGTGGACTTGCTGGTGATTTGTCCCATCTTAACGCCCTTCAACAATCGGTCGAAAGGCGCGTCTCTCCATTAGGATATCCGACGGAGAACCGCCTGTTCTCTCCACATTTGACTCTTGCCCGTTTACGCGATGAAGTTGCCTTGGAATCCAAACAGAAACTTGCTGCCAAACTCGTTGGGACCAAGTTTGAACCAGATATTCCAATCCCTGTCGATTCGGTTAACCTGATGCAGAGCACGCTGTTGCCCACAGGCGCAATCTATAACAGCCTCGGGAGCTTTGTTCTTAATAACAATTGCGATCAGTTATAA
- a CDS encoding SRPBCC family protein, with translation MSNDRSITVTITIHAPVTRVWQALVDPELIKEYMGGAVVLTDWKPGVTIFWEGLWQGQPYRDKGQVIIFEPNCRIKYTHYSPATGLPDQPENYHILTYSLSDRGKDTDLVLLNENITTEAEQKYLESGWKVMLEELKRVSEHS, from the coding sequence ATGTCTAATGACCGCTCGATCACAGTAACCATAACCATCCATGCGCCCGTCACAAGAGTCTGGCAGGCCCTGGTCGACCCGGAACTCATCAAGGAGTATATGGGTGGCGCGGTAGTCCTCACCGACTGGAAACCGGGCGTGACGATTTTTTGGGAGGGCCTGTGGCAAGGCCAACCCTATAGAGACAAAGGGCAGGTTATCATTTTCGAGCCTAACTGCCGGATTAAGTACACCCATTACTCCCCGGCAACCGGACTTCCAGACCAGCCGGAAAACTACCACATACTCACCTATTCACTGTCCGATCGCGGTAAGGACACCGACTTGGTACTTCTGAACGAGAATATAACTACCGAAGCCGAACAGAAATATCTCGAATCAGGCTGGAAAGTGATGCTCGAGGAACTGAAACGAGTCTCTGAGCACAGTTGA
- a CDS encoding DNA double-strand break repair nuclease NurA, with protein MSLDITRVAGQIGAMAEKLAESGSQRRVRLEAAAGRLESAVDTASLLDKVRRSKTGFLLAAPLTPLDERVLPTPPPATYSVVAADGSHIDIDRHHAAACSLINIGEVRLDYGEGSGAALDSQPRLLFDDAEMFIRDPAGNRETPLQGALLGIKRDVEECSALLALSASLPSDRPALALADGTLIRWNLTTQNYDAYVLRELLDEGYLKCLSAFKRLCAERPLAVASYISQPGGNEVVNTLRLTLCPHEPANCDRYCGELRPGERPCDPVSGVSDAALFDRYLGICERSAIFESTSKVIGQYYGEHRICFFYLKLEDEMARVELPIWLATDKERVRLIHTLVLEQVKKGNGYPVALSEAHEQAVVTGADRELFYEVVDTYLADHGLPTALSAKSFSKQARWI; from the coding sequence TTGTCGCTGGACATCACCAGGGTCGCCGGTCAGATAGGCGCCATGGCCGAAAAGTTGGCCGAAAGCGGCTCACAGCGCCGGGTCCGCCTCGAGGCGGCTGCCGGGCGTCTTGAAAGTGCCGTGGATACCGCTTCACTCCTTGACAAGGTCCGCCGTTCCAAAACCGGTTTCCTGTTGGCCGCCCCTTTGACACCCCTTGACGAAAGGGTATTGCCAACACCTCCCCCCGCCACTTATTCCGTTGTCGCCGCCGATGGCTCCCACATAGACATAGACCGCCATCATGCCGCTGCCTGCAGCCTGATCAACATCGGGGAAGTGCGTTTGGACTATGGGGAAGGCTCGGGTGCGGCCCTCGATAGCCAACCCCGCCTTTTGTTCGACGATGCCGAAATGTTCATCCGTGATCCGGCGGGAAATCGTGAAACGCCGCTCCAGGGTGCGTTATTGGGCATCAAGCGCGATGTCGAGGAATGCTCCGCCCTCCTTGCCCTCTCGGCCTCGTTGCCATCTGACCGTCCGGCTCTTGCGCTCGCCGACGGTACCCTCATCCGCTGGAACCTGACTACCCAGAACTATGATGCCTATGTCCTCCGCGAGTTGCTCGATGAGGGTTACCTGAAATGCCTCTCGGCTTTCAAACGGTTATGCGCCGAGCGCCCGCTGGCGGTTGCCAGCTACATCTCACAGCCTGGCGGCAACGAGGTGGTCAATACCCTGCGCCTGACCCTTTGCCCTCATGAACCGGCGAATTGCGATCGTTATTGCGGAGAATTGAGGCCTGGCGAGCGGCCCTGCGATCCCGTATCCGGGGTATCGGATGCCGCCCTTTTCGATCGTTATCTGGGAATCTGCGAACGTTCGGCCATTTTTGAAAGCACCTCCAAGGTCATCGGCCAGTATTACGGCGAGCACCGCATCTGTTTCTTCTACCTTAAACTCGAGGACGAGATGGCTAGAGTGGAGCTGCCTATCTGGTTGGCGACCGATAAAGAGCGGGTTCGTCTCATCCACACCCTTGTCCTTGAACAGGTGAAAAAGGGCAACGGCTACCCAGTAGCCTTGTCCGAGGCCCACGAACAGGCGGTTGTAACGGGAGCCGACCGTGAATTATTCTACGAAGTCGTTGACACCTACCTTGCGGATCATGGTCTACCGACCGCCCTTTCGGCTAAGAGTTTCTCCAAACAAGCGAGGTGGATATAG
- a CDS encoding GNAT family N-acetyltransferase produces the protein MQPQEVHNLGFDDAEICGQSVKLRPLSEADAAPAWELIHDNREILKWLLWDGPSDQAELAETWRERWPEEMRLGRSYHFAIEPLEEPGFAGVITIKLPYYPDSVELGYWLGLPYWNRGYMTEAIGLACCFAFTCLDAVRVSSTVFADNFASRRALEKNGFVTDGRLRRDVFKFGQWQDTFFMTLLAEEWLESHVEPCSVRLVPHVEPPGTAA, from the coding sequence ATGCAGCCTCAAGAAGTCCACAATCTTGGTTTTGACGATGCCGAAATATGCGGCCAGAGCGTCAAGTTGCGTCCTTTGTCCGAAGCCGACGCAGCCCCCGCCTGGGAACTCATCCACGACAACCGCGAGATCCTGAAATGGCTTTTGTGGGATGGCCCGTCAGACCAGGCTGAACTGGCCGAAACTTGGCGGGAGCGCTGGCCGGAGGAAATGCGCCTGGGGCGGAGTTATCATTTTGCCATCGAGCCGCTGGAAGAACCCGGCTTCGCGGGTGTGATCACCATCAAATTGCCTTATTATCCTGACTCGGTGGAACTTGGCTATTGGCTGGGATTGCCCTACTGGAACCGCGGCTACATGACCGAAGCCATCGGTCTGGCCTGCTGTTTCGCCTTCACCTGCCTCGATGCCGTCAGGGTATCCTCGACGGTTTTTGCCGATAATTTTGCCAGCCGGCGGGCTCTTGAAAAGAACGGCTTTGTCACCGACGGCCGGCTGCGACGGGACGTTTTCAAATTCGGCCAGTGGCAGGACACCTTCTTCATGACCCTGCTCGCCGAGGAGTGGCTTGAATCTCATGTCGAGCCGTGCTCGGTCCGGCTGGTGCCCCACGTCGAACCCCCCGGGACTGCCGCATGA
- a CDS encoding patatin-like phospholipase family protein: MKLGLALSGGAARGLAHVGVIDVLERENVRIDCVAGTSMGAIIGAAYARGLTASQIRDHALDLSWPKLVRLFEFNPLRTSGFTGTRRVREKLTEIIGDLDFSELSRPFACVATDIISGDEVVFTKGSVVDAVLASMALPLVFKVLRVGRRYLVDGGVSDPLPVNPLKAIGADRVIAVNVLKNLGISLPDRGRRSALPKHPPNFFQVANQVIYIASAHLAEAGLAQADVAIEPDMAGIHLADFGMASEAIQRGQAAAEAAVPSIRTLLSSI, from the coding sequence ATGAAACTTGGATTAGCCCTTTCCGGAGGGGCGGCCAGGGGATTGGCACACGTCGGCGTGATCGACGTGCTCGAACGTGAGAATGTCCGGATCGATTGCGTGGCCGGGACCAGCATGGGAGCCATCATCGGCGCGGCCTACGCCCGGGGGCTCACCGCGTCCCAGATCCGGGACCACGCCCTTGATTTAAGCTGGCCTAAACTTGTCCGGCTGTTTGAATTCAATCCCCTGAGAACCAGCGGGTTCACCGGGACACGACGTGTGCGCGAAAAACTCACGGAAATAATCGGAGATCTGGATTTCTCGGAGCTGAGTCGGCCTTTCGCCTGCGTTGCCACCGACATCATTTCCGGCGATGAAGTCGTATTCACCAAAGGTTCCGTTGTGGATGCGGTGCTCGCCAGCATGGCGCTGCCTCTGGTCTTCAAGGTGCTGCGGGTTGGCCGGCGCTACCTCGTGGACGGAGGTGTATCGGATCCTTTGCCGGTGAATCCCTTGAAGGCGATCGGCGCCGATCGTGTGATTGCCGTGAACGTCTTAAAAAATCTCGGCATCTCTTTGCCTGACCGGGGCCGCCGGTCCGCGCTGCCTAAACATCCGCCGAATTTTTTTCAGGTAGCCAACCAGGTGATCTATATCGCCTCGGCTCATCTGGCGGAAGCCGGCCTGGCGCAGGCTGACGTAGCCATCGAACCGGATATGGCCGGAATTCACCTGGCGGATTTCGGAATGGCTTCTGAGGCTATCCAGCGGGGCCAGGCAGCCGCCGAAGCCGCCGTCCCCTCGATACGAACATTGCTTTCTTCGATCTGA
- a CDS encoding ATP-binding cassette domain-containing protein, which translates to MSENTNSENVIEVKDLTRKFKTLTAVDNISFDVKKGEVFGFLGPNGAGKTTTINMLCTLLRPTSGKATVAGYDVDSQMDLVRASIGLVFQDTTLDDYMTAEQNLRFHALAYGVPPEVRDTRLKSLMEMVELWPRRKDRTRTYSGGMRRRLEIARGLLHQPKVLFLDEPTIGLDPQTRNKIWGYIHELRKQIGLTIFMTTHYMDEADLNCDRIGIIDHGKIIALDTPTCLKDAVGGDVITLRTTDNAAALEEIRRRYNIEALAKNDQVTFSVQGGETFLPEFVKNFSGQIQGISLRRPTLDDVFLKYTGREIRSEEMSPMDAMKARHTAWMGRRR; encoded by the coding sequence ATGTCTGAAAACACGAACAGCGAAAATGTCATCGAGGTCAAGGACCTCACTCGCAAATTCAAGACCCTGACGGCTGTCGATAACATCTCTTTCGATGTAAAAAAGGGTGAAGTATTTGGTTTTCTGGGACCAAACGGCGCTGGAAAAACCACGACCATTAACATGCTCTGCACCCTCCTCCGGCCTACCTCCGGCAAGGCTACCGTCGCCGGTTACGACGTGGATTCTCAAATGGACCTGGTGCGGGCTTCGATCGGTCTGGTTTTCCAGGATACTACTCTCGACGATTACATGACCGCGGAGCAAAACCTGCGTTTCCATGCCCTGGCCTACGGCGTCCCGCCTGAGGTTCGTGACACTCGGCTTAAATCGTTGATGGAAATGGTCGAGCTTTGGCCGCGCCGCAAAGACCGCACCCGCACCTATTCCGGCGGCATGAGACGGCGGCTGGAGATCGCTCGCGGCTTGTTGCATCAACCCAAAGTCCTTTTCCTCGACGAGCCGACTATCGGTTTGGATCCCCAGACCCGCAATAAGATCTGGGGCTATATTCACGAACTTCGCAAGCAGATCGGGCTGACCATCTTCATGACTACCCATTACATGGACGAGGCTGACCTCAACTGCGATCGTATCGGCATCATCGACCACGGCAAGATTATCGCTCTTGATACTCCTACATGCCTCAAGGATGCCGTAGGCGGCGATGTCATCACCCTCAGGACGACAGACAACGCGGCTGCCCTGGAAGAGATTCGCCGGCGTTACAATATCGAGGCCCTCGCCAAGAACGATCAGGTCACCTTTTCGGTTCAAGGCGGCGAAACCTTCCTGCCGGAGTTTGTGAAGAATTTTTCAGGCCAGATCCAGGGCATATCGCTGCGCCGGCCGACGCTTGATGACGTTTTCCTGAAGTACACCGGCCGTGAGATCCGGTCGGAGGAGATGAGCCCGATGGACGCCATGAAAGCCAGGCATACCGCCTGGATGGGGAGGCGCCGCTGA
- a CDS encoding helicase HerA domain-containing protein, whose product MTEKLGIVTAGSLNKGIEVKLDGLASIEDMAVGRYVTIEGRKRKFFGMITDVSLGVTDLNLTVSPPSGDDFLSEVLSGTSAYGSLHVAPYLTIGGDEKAIVEGAQPVKTIPSHFSVVKEASADDIESVFGKESKDNFWIGNPLDMEVKLCLDLPTLVKRSNGIFGKSGTGKTFLTRMLLIGMLQKSAAVNLVFDMHSEYGWAGTSEKKRQVKALKQLFPSKVAVFTLDEENSRRRGVSTDYVVKIGYEEIEPEDISLLRQTLNLTDAAVEAVYQLRKHFGKSWFVAAANLEDEETLAELSIHESTFQNLKRGLNTIQRLPFISSNAPGDVVDRILAYLEAGKHVVLEFGRYTDITAYILVANMLTRRIYARYRDRTEKAIASDSGYPTPLVITIEEAHKFLNPMVASQTIFGTIAREMRKYSVTLLIIDQRPSGIDEDIMSQLGTKITCLLDSEKDIDAVLSGVSGKGELKNVLAKLSARQQALIFGHAVPMPVAFVPREYGTTYGDWGETAAKVTTDEIEDLWK is encoded by the coding sequence ATGACCGAAAAACTGGGCATTGTCACCGCCGGTTCTCTCAACAAAGGCATCGAGGTCAAACTCGATGGCCTCGCCTCTATCGAGGACATGGCCGTCGGCCGCTATGTCACCATCGAAGGCAGGAAACGCAAATTTTTCGGCATGATCACCGACGTTTCGCTGGGCGTCACAGACTTGAACCTGACCGTTTCGCCGCCCTCTGGGGATGATTTCCTGTCGGAAGTCCTGTCCGGTACCTCGGCTTACGGCTCCCTCCACGTCGCTCCGTACCTGACCATCGGCGGCGACGAAAAGGCTATCGTCGAGGGCGCGCAGCCGGTTAAAACGATCCCGAGCCACTTCTCGGTGGTAAAGGAAGCTTCCGCCGACGATATCGAGTCGGTATTCGGCAAGGAAAGCAAAGATAATTTCTGGATCGGCAACCCCCTGGACATGGAGGTGAAACTGTGTCTTGACCTGCCGACCCTGGTCAAGCGCAGCAACGGCATCTTTGGCAAGAGCGGCACCGGCAAAACCTTCCTCACCCGGATGTTGCTCATAGGGATGCTTCAAAAATCAGCGGCGGTCAATCTGGTTTTCGACATGCACTCGGAGTACGGCTGGGCCGGCACCAGCGAGAAAAAACGCCAGGTCAAGGCTCTGAAGCAGCTTTTCCCATCGAAGGTAGCCGTGTTCACCCTGGATGAGGAAAACTCCCGGCGCCGCGGCGTCTCTACCGACTATGTCGTCAAAATCGGCTATGAAGAGATCGAACCGGAGGATATCTCTCTTTTGCGCCAGACCTTGAACCTTACCGACGCCGCCGTGGAAGCCGTGTACCAGCTGCGGAAGCATTTCGGCAAAAGCTGGTTTGTCGCCGCCGCCAACCTGGAGGATGAAGAGACCCTGGCCGAGCTGTCCATCCACGAGAGCACTTTCCAGAACCTGAAGCGAGGACTGAACACCATCCAGCGGCTTCCGTTCATTTCGTCGAACGCCCCCGGCGACGTCGTCGACCGCATCCTCGCTTACCTCGAAGCCGGCAAGCACGTTGTCCTTGAATTCGGCCGGTACACGGATATTACCGCGTATATCCTGGTGGCGAACATGCTGACCCGCCGAATTTATGCCCGCTATCGCGACCGGACGGAGAAGGCCATCGCCTCTGATTCCGGTTATCCCACACCACTGGTGATCACTATCGAAGAAGCGCACAAGTTCCTGAACCCGATGGTCGCCAGCCAGACTATTTTCGGCACCATCGCCCGCGAGATGCGGAAATATTCCGTGACCTTGCTCATAATCGACCAGCGTCCTTCGGGTATCGATGAAGACATCATGTCCCAGCTCGGCACCAAGATTACCTGCCTGCTCGATTCCGAGAAGGACATCGACGCCGTGCTTTCGGGTGTCTCCGGAAAAGGCGAGCTAAAAAACGTCCTGGCCAAGCTGTCGGCCCGCCAGCAGGCGCTTATTTTCGGTCACGCCGTGCCCATGCCGGTAGCCTTCGTGCCGCGGGAATACGGGACAACCTACGGTGATTGGGGAGAAACTGCCGCCAAAGTAACAACCGACGAAATTGAAGACCTGTGGAAATGA
- a CDS encoding amidohydrolase family protein yields the protein MIIDFHTHIFSPKIISGRGHYVAADPVFACLYSNPKAKLGTAEELISEMDACGVDKSVVLNIGWSSHDLCVESNDYILESAAKYPGRLIPFIAIQPLAGQNAISEIERGARSGARGIGELRPDVQGVDLDETAIMSPFVESLVSNNLILLSHVDEPVGHTYPGKGKATPASFYSFIKDYPDLKLVLAHWGGGMPFYSLMPEVHRALKNVWFDSAASPLLYQPSVYRHVAELSGVDKILYGSDWPLLSPQRGLAEVRSLGLPENSLDKIIGGNAVSVLGLGND from the coding sequence GTGATCATAGACTTCCACACCCACATCTTTTCGCCCAAGATCATCTCTGGCCGAGGTCACTACGTTGCCGCGGACCCTGTCTTCGCCTGTCTATATTCCAATCCGAAAGCCAAACTTGGCACGGCGGAAGAGTTGATTTCAGAGATGGATGCGTGCGGTGTCGATAAATCAGTCGTCCTGAACATCGGCTGGTCTTCCCACGACCTGTGTGTCGAGTCCAATGACTATATCCTCGAATCCGCCGCCAAATACCCTGGCAGACTGATTCCTTTCATCGCCATCCAACCTTTAGCCGGCCAAAACGCCATCTCCGAAATCGAAAGAGGCGCTCGATCCGGAGCCAGAGGCATCGGCGAACTACGGCCTGATGTCCAGGGAGTTGATCTGGATGAAACGGCAATCATGTCGCCGTTCGTGGAATCGCTCGTCTCGAACAATCTGATTTTACTCTCTCATGTCGATGAGCCTGTGGGACACACTTACCCTGGCAAAGGAAAGGCTACTCCCGCTTCTTTTTATTCTTTCATCAAGGATTATCCGGATCTGAAACTCGTTCTGGCCCACTGGGGCGGCGGAATGCCTTTTTATTCCCTGATGCCCGAGGTTCACCGCGCTCTGAAAAATGTGTGGTTCGATAGCGCCGCCTCACCTCTCCTGTATCAACCTTCGGTCTACCGGCATGTTGCTGAGTTGTCAGGGGTAGACAAGATTCTTTATGGTTCCGACTGGCCCCTCTTGAGCCCGCAGCGGGGTTTAGCAGAAGTTAGATCACTCGGTCTGCCTGAAAATTCGTTAGACAAGATCATCGGCGGCAACGCGGTTTCAGTGTTGGGACTTGGAAATGACTGA
- a CDS encoding PadR family transcriptional regulator gives MLHHHLGFMGMRRGDWGFGPGRAPEGTFERGALKLVILDLLKDKPAHGYELIKALEDRSHGFYTPSAGSIYPILQLLTDMGFLVASESEGKKTYTITDAGREHLRQNKEQIDHLREFARHHWPFESKAHLKETLVELHSLGHYFRGRVRNLTDDQLARIHDVVSKASADIRKIVEG, from the coding sequence ATGTTGCATCATCATCTGGGTTTTATGGGAATGAGGCGCGGTGATTGGGGTTTTGGACCCGGCCGCGCGCCTGAAGGCACTTTCGAAAGAGGCGCCCTCAAACTCGTTATCCTGGATTTGTTGAAAGACAAACCCGCTCACGGTTATGAACTGATCAAGGCCCTCGAGGATCGCTCTCACGGCTTTTACACCCCCTCCGCCGGAAGCATCTATCCCATCCTGCAACTCCTGACCGATATGGGTTTCCTGGTCGCCAGCGAATCCGAAGGCAAAAAGACCTACACCATCACCGATGCCGGTCGCGAACACCTGCGCCAGAACAAGGAGCAGATTGATCATCTCCGGGAATTCGCCCGCCACCATTGGCCTTTTGAAAGCAAAGCCCATTTGAAGGAAACGCTGGTCGAACTTCACAGCCTCGGGCACTACTTTCGCGGCCGGGTTCGCAACTTGACCGACGACCAATTGGCCAGGATCCACGACGTGGTTTCCAAAGCTTCAGCTGATATACGGAAAATTGTCGAGGGTTAA
- a CDS encoding DHA2 family efflux MFS transporter permease subunit, with protein MKIQYKWLVAIAFVAGFFMDLMDITIVNVALPTLAKELNASQTTLEWVVTGYLLSLAIWIPASGWIGDKFGTKKTFLFALAVFTLGSALSSMAGNIQMLVASRVIQGVGGGMMTPVGVAMLFRAFPPEERAAASSILSIPAAAAPAIGPVLGGFLVDFTTWRWIFLVNVPIGIFAFLFAWKVLKEHKEENAGKFDITGFLLAGVGLAFLLYALSSVPVYGPGSVRIIVTGILGAGLLTAALLVESRIKDPILHFSLYKERLFRTTNLVMFFAFALWIGFLFVLPLFLQLQLGHTAFESGLTSGPQALGWIAMAAVASRLYKKIGPRRMVMFGLLGTTIMTFGFIFMNTGVDLWTVRGALFLRGASMAFAVIPIQAAAFANISGAETGRASSIFNTNRQVASSFGTALLGTVLFEMLKGTTSTAGQLLAYHVSFIVAAAMGVIAIIFASTIHDEDAAESMKASTPGPPAH; from the coding sequence TTGAAGATCCAGTATAAGTGGCTGGTCGCCATCGCCTTTGTCGCCGGTTTTTTCATGGACCTCATGGACATCACCATCGTCAATGTCGCGTTGCCGACACTGGCCAAAGAGCTTAATGCGTCCCAAACAACCCTCGAATGGGTCGTGACCGGATATCTCCTGAGTCTTGCCATCTGGATACCCGCTTCAGGCTGGATCGGCGATAAATTCGGTACCAAAAAAACCTTCCTGTTCGCCCTGGCAGTGTTCACTCTGGGCTCCGCTCTCAGCAGTATGGCTGGAAATATTCAGATGCTGGTGGCCTCGCGCGTCATTCAAGGGGTGGGTGGCGGAATGATGACCCCTGTGGGTGTGGCGATGCTTTTTAGGGCTTTTCCACCGGAAGAAAGGGCAGCGGCTTCTTCGATCCTGTCGATACCGGCTGCCGCCGCCCCGGCCATCGGTCCGGTTCTCGGCGGATTCCTGGTTGATTTCACCACCTGGCGATGGATATTCCTGGTCAATGTGCCTATCGGTATCTTTGCCTTCCTGTTCGCCTGGAAAGTCCTCAAGGAACACAAGGAAGAAAACGCTGGGAAATTCGATATCACGGGCTTTTTGTTGGCCGGTGTCGGCCTGGCGTTTTTACTTTATGCCCTGTCCTCGGTGCCGGTTTACGGGCCCGGATCGGTAAGGATCATCGTCACCGGAATTCTCGGCGCCGGACTGTTGACCGCGGCGCTGCTGGTTGAATCCAGGATAAAAGACCCCATACTGCATTTTTCACTTTACAAAGAGAGATTATTTCGGACGACTAACCTGGTGATGTTTTTCGCCTTCGCCCTGTGGATCGGGTTCTTGTTCGTATTACCGCTCTTTTTACAATTGCAATTAGGCCACACCGCGTTTGAGTCCGGACTGACTTCGGGGCCCCAGGCGCTGGGATGGATCGCCATGGCCGCCGTTGCCAGCAGGCTCTACAAGAAGATCGGACCCAGGCGGATGGTGATGTTCGGGCTTCTGGGCACCACCATCATGACCTTTGGATTCATTTTCATGAACACCGGCGTTGATTTGTGGACGGTCAGGGGTGCCTTATTCTTGAGAGGCGCGTCGATGGCTTTTGCCGTGATTCCCATCCAGGCCGCCGCTTTTGCCAACATCTCGGGCGCGGAAACAGGCAGGGCTTCGTCGATTTTCAATACCAACCGTCAGGTTGCCTCATCGTTTGGCACCGCGCTTCTCGGCACGGTACTTTTTGAGATGCTCAAGGGAACAACGAGTACCGCCGGTCAACTTTTGGCTTATCATGTCTCGTTTATCGTCGCCGCCGCCATGGGCGTCATCGCCATCATCTTTGCTTCGACCATCCATGATGAAGACGCCGCAGAATCGATGAAGGCTTCGACCCCGGGCCCGCCCGCTCATTAA